Proteins found in one Amphiura filiformis chromosome 14, Afil_fr2py, whole genome shotgun sequence genomic segment:
- the LOC140170440 gene encoding uncharacterized protein, whose product MMASRPACIKVLLRRKQGRGANDSEVSPSPEICEEVLHFLQETLDLLREKWVGGLRFELSVACASCRDNEKSLHLLKFTDNWDEDVYCEFTDDHIQMSEYRGILQEKKDATKPAPYMLTDAEIGDIIKQLGPDDLQKLYSALGLSSQQVQKIESGTETTDVDLRARCVLEFWRESNQQASHNAILDALEKCQNREAKEKLETLWNITAWSSNVVTDSDFGDVTKLLGPDDLQKLFCELDLTSQQIEKAERSAGTRDVELTAKSVFQFWRKERGQQATHFAILDGLEACENLEAKEELEEKWNTTVIASISQSDISGEKSVGGVQIGFSQVFLATHKDLGDVIVRKLGVSKDTLTEAKKLLRTITSPFLLRVLGTIDSEYPSVVMEVAEYGDMSSFLQHMANHLALPRKVRIIADIIQGMDYLHTMSSPVVHQNLNCGIIFVCEGFQAKVGDYDVAVVCRSDKNQCVKITGTITHMPPEALTETATEPVQSLDVYSFGITLYEIFSNGQDPWGQTSTSAEEVVLGTWIKNGHRPSLDDIPKDIPTYLVDIMKKCWSMEPTERPTFQELHNNVATIYKAMYERNITEADKMIMDSLNQKTSKSSN is encoded by the exons GTTTTACTCCGACGAAAACAAGGAAGAGGAGCAAATGACAGCGAAGTGAGCCCATCTCCTGAAATCTGTGAAGAG GTTTTACACTTCCTGCAAGAAACTCTGGACCTTTTACGTGAGAAGTGGGTAGGAGGACTCCGATTCGAACTCTCCGTTGCTTGTGCAAGCTGCAGGGATAATGAGAAGTCACTACATCTCCTGAAGTTTACAGACAACTGGGACGAAGACGTTTACTGCGAGTTTACCGATGATCATATCCAAATGAGCGAATACCGAGGCATACTACAGGAGAAGAAGGATGCAACTAAACCTG CACCATACATGTTAACTGATGCAGAGATTGGAGACATCATCAAACAACTTGGCCCTGACGATCTACAGAAGTTGTACAGCGCGCTTGGTCTCTCAAGTCAACAGGTGCAGAAAATCGAAAGCGGTACAGAAACAACCGATGTTGACCTACGAGCCCGATGTGTCTTGGAGTTCTGGCGGGAAAGCAACCAACAGGCGTCCCATAATGCAATTCTTGATGCTTTGGAGAAATGTCAGAATAGAGAGGCTAAAGAGAAACTAGAAACACTGTGGAATATAACAG CTTGGTCATCGAATGTTGTTACTGATTCTGATTTTGGAGACGTTACCAAGCTCCTCGGACCTGACGATCTACAGAAGCTATTCTGTGAACTTGACCTTACAAGTCAACAAATAGAAAAAGCCGAAAGAAGCGCGGGTACACGCGATGTCGAGTTAACAGCAAAGAGTGTCTTCCAGTTCTGGCGAAAAGAACGTGGACAGCAGGCTACTCACTTTGCAATACTTGACGGGTTGGAAGCATGTGAAAACTTAGAAGCAAAGGAGGAGCTGGAGGAGAAGTGGAACACCACAG TTATTGCATCTATCAGTCAATCGGACATATCTGGAGAGAAATCTGTAGGAGGCGTACAAATTGGATTCAGTCAAGTCTTCTTAGCTACTCACAAAGACTTGGGTGATGTTATTGTCAGAAAACTTGG CGTTTCTAAAGACACCCTGACTGAAGCCAAGAAATTATTACGCACAATAACTTCGCCTTTCCTTTTGCGAGTCCTGGGTACCATTGACTCAGAATATCCGTCAGTAGTAATGGAAGTGGCCGAGTATGGAGATATGTCATCATTTCTTCAGCACATGGCAAATCATTTGGCCTTGCCAAGAAAGGTTAGGATTATAGCGGACATAATTCAGGGGATGGACTATCTACATACCATGTCATCGCCTGTAGTTCATCAGAATTTGAACTGCGGAATAATATTCGTCTGCGAAGGGTTTCAAGCCAAG GTTGGAGATTATGATGTAGCTGTTGTATGCAGATCTGACAAGAATCAGTGTGTCAAGATTACTGGGACCATCACACACATGCCACCAGAAGCTTTGACAGAGACAGCAACAGAACCAGTTCAGTCTCTTGATGTTTACTC GTTTGGAATCACACTATACGAGATTTTCAGCAACGGCCAAGACCCATGGGGCCAAACATCAACGT ccgCTGAGGAAGTCGTCCTTGGTACGTGGATTAAGAACGGACATCGCCCAAGCTTGGATGACATTCCAAAGGACATACCCACATATCTGGTAGATATCATGAAGAAATGCTGGAGTATGGAACCGACAGAGAGGCCCACATTTCAAG AGCTACACAATAACGTGGCAACGATATACAAAGCAATGTATGAAAGGAATATCACCGAGGCAGACAAAATGATAATGGACAGCTTGAATCAGAAg ACATCTAAATCAAGCAATTGA